In a single window of the Orbaceae bacterium lpD04 genome:
- a CDS encoding amino acid permease, whose translation MQTQNKLKRDLKARHLTMIAIGGSIGTGLFVASGATIAQAGPAGALLSYAIIGLMVYFLMTSLGELAAYLPVSGTFATYGARYVDESFGFAIGWNYWYNWAITVAVDLVAAQLVISYWFDSGSYSWLWSVLFLSIIFLLNYISVKGFGEAEFWFSLIKVVTVIIFIILGMGMIINIFLDWYQHASVVTVNGVSKVVSTSQSPWYNWTIGDAPFVGGFSSMIGVAMIVGFSFQGTELIGIAAGESENPEKNIPKSMKQVFWRILLFYVLAIFVVSLIIPYTDPSLLRNDETDISVSPFTLVFENAGLLFAAALMNAVILTSVLSAGNSGLYASTRMLYALAKEGKAPRLFARLSHSGVPRMALLATTFIAMLCFLTSMFEDRQVYLWLLNLSGMTGFIAWLGIAISHYRFRKGYIAQGLDINKLPYKSSLFPFGPIFAFVLCLVITLGQNYEAFLQDQIDWNAVIATYIGIPLFLVIMFSYKLLKRTKWIKYQDMDFSRIKD comes from the coding sequence ATGCAAACACAAAATAAACTTAAACGCGATCTTAAAGCTCGCCACCTCACAATGATAGCCATTGGTGGGTCAATTGGTACCGGGCTATTTGTCGCATCAGGTGCCACTATTGCACAGGCAGGTCCTGCTGGTGCGTTACTTTCTTATGCAATTATCGGCTTGATGGTCTACTTTTTAATGACCAGTTTAGGCGAGCTTGCCGCTTATTTGCCAGTATCGGGAACATTTGCAACTTATGGTGCTAGATATGTGGATGAATCATTTGGTTTTGCAATAGGTTGGAACTATTGGTATAACTGGGCAATTACTGTTGCTGTTGATTTAGTTGCAGCGCAGCTTGTTATCTCTTATTGGTTTGACTCAGGCAGCTATAGTTGGCTATGGAGCGTGCTTTTTTTAAGTATTATCTTTTTACTTAATTATATTTCGGTAAAAGGCTTTGGTGAGGCCGAGTTTTGGTTCTCATTAATAAAAGTTGTGACAGTTATTATCTTCATAATATTAGGTATGGGGATGATTATTAATATCTTTTTGGATTGGTACCAGCATGCAAGTGTTGTTACTGTGAATGGTGTTTCAAAAGTCGTATCGACCTCGCAAAGCCCTTGGTATAACTGGACAATTGGTGATGCGCCTTTTGTTGGTGGTTTTTCATCGATGATTGGTGTTGCGATGATTGTTGGATTTTCGTTTCAAGGAACAGAATTAATTGGTATTGCTGCTGGTGAGTCTGAAAATCCAGAAAAAAATATTCCAAAATCAATGAAGCAAGTCTTTTGGCGTATCTTACTATTTTATGTACTCGCTATTTTTGTGGTGAGTTTAATTATTCCTTATACCGATCCAAGTCTATTACGTAATGATGAAACAGATATTAGTGTTAGTCCATTTACCTTAGTTTTTGAAAATGCAGGATTACTTTTTGCGGCAGCATTGATGAATGCGGTTATTTTAACCTCAGTGCTATCAGCAGGGAATTCAGGGCTATATGCGTCAACGCGTATGCTTTATGCTTTAGCTAAAGAAGGCAAAGCGCCAAGATTATTTGCACGCTTATCTCACTCTGGCGTACCTAGAATGGCACTGCTAGCGACCACCTTCATCGCAATGCTCTGTTTTTTAACGTCAATGTTTGAAGACAGACAAGTTTATTTATGGTTACTAAACTTATCAGGCATGACCGGCTTTATTGCTTGGCTAGGGATTGCAATTAGTCACTATCGCTTTAGAAAAGGCTATATCGCTCAAGGACTAGATATTAACAAACTACCTTATAAGTCAAGCCTATTTCCGTTTGGTCCGATATTTGCTTTTGTACTATGCCTTGTTATCACGCTTGGGCAAAATTATGAAGCCTTTTTACAAGATCAAATTGATTGGAATGCTGTCATTGCAACTTATATTGGTATTCCACTATTTTTAGTGATTATGTTTAGCTATAAATTACTTAAAAGAACGAAATGGATAAAATATCAAGATATGGATTTTAGCCGCATTAAAGACTAA
- the infA gene encoding translation initiation factor IF-1, whose product MAKEDNIEMQGTILDTLPNTMFRVELENGHVVTAHISGKMRKNYIRILTGDKVTVEMTPYDLSKARIIFRSR is encoded by the coding sequence ATGGCAAAAGAAGATAACATTGAAATGCAAGGTACAATACTTGACACATTACCAAATACAATGTTTCGTGTAGAACTCGAAAACGGTCATGTTGTTACCGCACACATTTCCGGCAAAATGCGTAAAAACTATATCCGTATTTTAACAGGCGATAAAGTGACTGTTGAAATGACCCCATATGACTTATCTAAAGCTCGCATTATCTTTCGTAGTCGCTAA
- the prmA gene encoding 50S ribosomal protein L11 methyltransferase: MPWIQLKINTTNDNAEHFSDLLEESGAVSVTFQDTYDTPVFEPLPGETRLWGNTDVIGLYEADIDTKQLINLLKSSKLFTNELHYKIEQLEDKDWEREWMDNFHPMQFGNRLWICPSWREIPDPNAVNVMLDPGLAFGTGTHPTTALCLQWLDGLDLQDKVIIDYGCGSGILAIAALKLGAKAAIGIDIDPQALQASRDNAQRNNVSDRLSLYLAKDIPDNLLADVVVANILAGPLRELEPHISVLVKSEGLLGLSGILENQSASVCDAYQPHFELDPVMIKEEWCRITGKKY; the protein is encoded by the coding sequence ATGCCTTGGATCCAATTAAAAATTAATACCACTAATGATAATGCCGAACATTTTAGTGATTTATTAGAAGAAAGCGGCGCGGTATCAGTCACCTTTCAAGATACCTATGACACGCCAGTATTTGAACCATTACCCGGCGAAACTCGTTTATGGGGAAATACTGATGTAATTGGCTTATATGAAGCTGATATTGATACTAAGCAATTAATTAATTTACTTAAGTCATCAAAACTGTTTACCAATGAACTGCATTATAAAATTGAACAATTAGAAGATAAAGATTGGGAACGCGAATGGATGGATAATTTTCATCCGATGCAATTTGGTAATAGGCTTTGGATCTGCCCTAGCTGGCGAGAGATCCCTGACCCAAACGCAGTAAATGTAATGCTTGACCCAGGCCTTGCTTTTGGAACAGGAACACACCCAACAACTGCGCTTTGTCTACAATGGCTTGATGGACTTGATTTGCAAGACAAAGTCATTATCGATTATGGCTGTGGATCAGGTATTTTAGCTATTGCAGCATTAAAATTAGGTGCCAAAGCAGCGATTGGGATAGATATTGATCCACAAGCGCTGCAAGCTAGCCGAGATAATGCACAGCGTAATAATGTCAGTGATAGGTTATCACTTTACCTTGCAAAAGATATTCCTGATAACTTACTTGCTGACGTTGTGGTTGCAAATATCTTAGCCGGGCCACTTAGAGAGCTTGAACCACATATTAGCGTACTAGTTAAATCGGAAGGGTTACTCGGGTTATCTGGTATATTAGAAAATCAATCAGCGAGTGTCTGTGATGCTTACCAGCCACACTTCGAGCTTGATCCGGTAATGATTAAAGAAGAGTGGTGCCGTATCACAGGTAAAAAATATTAA
- the panF gene encoding sodium/pantothenate symporter, producing MHVDIIVPLVLYLTLVFAISAYAYIKRKKTDQFTDYFIGNRTMGGFLLAMTLAATYISASSFIGGPGAAYKFGLGWVLLAMIQVPTVLLSLGILGKKFAILARKYNALTLSDMLYARYQSRLIVWFASIAIIVAFIGAMTVQFIGGARLLESSVGIPYGYGLLIFGIGTVIYTAFGGFRAGILNDAFQGMVMLVGAIILLIAVIYAGGGIPQIIDTLKQTDPALLTPQGPDDFMDFPFMVSFWILVCFGVVGLPHTAVRCMAYKDSKAVHRAIILGTIIVTVIMFTMHLSGALGRAILPNLAIPDQVVPNLIVSVLPPIAAGIFLAAPLAAIMSTINAQLLQVSSVIIKDLFLSIKPEMKKYDKTLTRLSIVITFIFGVLLILAAWNPPDMVIWLNLLAFGGLEAVFLWPLVLGLYWQHANAYGALTSMILGATCYAILASENLKIFSFHPIVPALIVGLVAFLIANYFGKHLQNRD from the coding sequence ATGCATGTTGATATTATTGTTCCTCTTGTCCTTTATCTAACGTTAGTCTTCGCGATTTCTGCCTATGCGTATATTAAACGTAAAAAAACTGACCAATTTACCGATTATTTTATTGGTAATCGAACCATGGGCGGATTCTTACTTGCGATGACTCTTGCGGCGACTTATATTAGTGCCAGCTCTTTTATTGGTGGACCTGGCGCTGCTTATAAATTTGGTCTAGGTTGGGTTTTACTTGCTATGATCCAAGTGCCAACTGTGTTGTTATCACTGGGTATTTTAGGCAAAAAATTTGCGATTCTCGCGCGCAAATATAATGCCCTTACCTTAAGTGATATGTTATATGCCCGTTATCAAAGCCGATTGATTGTTTGGTTTGCAAGTATTGCAATTATTGTCGCATTTATTGGCGCAATGACCGTACAATTTATCGGTGGTGCTCGCTTATTAGAATCCTCGGTCGGTATTCCTTATGGTTACGGTTTACTTATTTTTGGTATTGGCACTGTTATCTATACAGCTTTTGGTGGTTTTCGTGCCGGCATTTTAAATGACGCTTTTCAAGGCATGGTAATGCTTGTTGGCGCAATTATTTTGCTTATTGCAGTTATCTATGCAGGAGGCGGCATACCACAAATTATTGATACCTTAAAACAGACAGATCCCGCATTATTAACACCGCAAGGACCTGATGATTTCATGGATTTTCCATTTATGGTGTCATTTTGGATTTTAGTCTGCTTTGGCGTGGTTGGTTTACCTCATACCGCCGTGCGCTGTATGGCTTATAAAGATAGTAAAGCGGTTCATCGCGCAATTATTTTAGGTACAATTATTGTTACTGTGATCATGTTTACCATGCATTTATCGGGGGCATTAGGTCGCGCAATTTTACCTAATTTGGCTATCCCCGATCAAGTTGTGCCTAATTTGATTGTTAGTGTATTGCCACCCATTGCCGCCGGCATTTTTTTAGCCGCGCCACTTGCAGCCATTATGTCAACTATCAATGCTCAGCTATTACAAGTCTCATCCGTTATCATTAAAGATCTCTTTTTATCAATCAAACCAGAGATGAAAAAATACGATAAAACACTTACCCGTCTATCAATTGTCATTACATTTATTTTTGGTGTACTATTAATTTTAGCCGCATGGAATCCACCAGATATGGTGATATGGTTAAACTTACTTGCATTTGGTGGACTTGAAGCGGTTTTTTTATGGCCTTTAGTGTTAGGGCTATATTGGCAACATGCTAATGCTTATGGTGCATTAACATCGATGATTTTAGGTGCGACTTGTTATGCTATCTTAGCGAGTGAAAATCTAAAAATCTTTAGTTTTCATCCAATTGTACCGGCATTAATTGTAGGATTAGTTGCCTTTTTAATCGCCAATTACTTTGGCAAACATTTACAAAATAGGGACTAA
- a CDS encoding YhdT family protein has protein sequence MDKRYLQANKEARLSLYITLFYLVCWVLSAYCLGDKLGILGFPAWFEISCVLTPIAFILICYLVVKCRFKDISLESCQPTKPINK, from the coding sequence ATGGATAAACGTTATTTACAAGCAAATAAAGAAGCAAGGCTATCTCTATACATTACTCTTTTTTACTTAGTTTGTTGGGTCTTATCTGCTTACTGCTTAGGTGATAAGCTTGGTATACTCGGGTTTCCAGCTTGGTTTGAAATATCTTGTGTACTAACACCTATAGCCTTTATTTTGATTTGCTACTTGGTCGTAAAATGTCGCTTTAAAGATATTTCGCTCGAGAGCTGTCAGCCAACAAAACCAATTAATAAATAA
- a CDS encoding ribosome alternative rescue factor ArfA, translating to MSNYQHKKGTIRNNALAALMSDPLFKQRIETNIKGKGSFKRKAKHCKRDYQGADKSSLFSLFLSAF from the coding sequence ATGAGTAACTATCAGCACAAAAAAGGAACTATTCGTAATAATGCTTTAGCTGCATTAATGAGTGATCCATTATTTAAACAGAGAATTGAAACTAATATAAAAGGTAAAGGCAGTTTTAAAAGAAAAGCAAAACATTGTAAAAGAGATTATCAAGGAGCAGATAAAAGCAGTCTATTTAGTCTATTTTTATCTGCTTTTTGA
- the uvrA gene encoding excinuclease ABC subunit UvrA, with amino-acid sequence MSIKNIEIRGARTHNLKNINVTIPRDKLVVITGISGSGKSSLAFDTLYAEGQRRYVESLSAYARQFLSLMEKPDVDHIEGLSPAISIEQKSTSHNPRSTVGTITEIYDYLRLLYARIGEPRCPTHHLPLAAQTVSQMVDSIMSLPADHRYMLLAPVVTERKGEFVKLFEQLSASGYIRVRVDGDIYDLSDPPVLELQKKHTIEVVVDRFRIRDDLKIRLAESIETALSITHGIIKVANLDEPNSDEILFSANFACPICGYSLSELEPRLFSFNNPAGACPDCDGLGVQQYFDEKRIVQMPDVSLAAGAIKGWDRRNFYYFQMLKSLAEHYKFDIDSPFEKLPSKIKNIILNGSGDEDIQFVYTNDRGDSVKRTHPFEGILNNLSRRYKETDSQTIREELAKYISNRACPSCHGSRLRVEARNVFIDDTNLPAISELSIHNAKAFFGTLSLTGQRAKIAEKILKEINERLQFLINVGLNYLNLSRSAETLSGGEAQRIRLASQIGAGLVGVMYVLDEPSIGLHQRDNSKLIDTLTHLRDLGNSVIVVEHDEDAILAADYLIDIGPGAGVHGGEIIAEGTPAQVMKNKNSLTGKYLSGKEKIEIPAKRTKIDKKKLLSLIGATGNNLKNVTLNIPVGLFTCITGVSGSGKSTLINDTLYPLAQNELNRAEKSDIAPYKEIKGLDHFDKVIAIDQSPIGRTPRSNPATYTGFFTSIRELYAGVPEARARGYNPGRFSFNVKGGRCEACQGDGLIKVEMHFLPDVYVPCDQCHGKRYNRETLEIKYKGKAINEVLAMTVEEGREFFEAVPMIARKLQTLVDVGLSYITIGQSATTLSGGEAQRVKLAKELSKRDTGKTLYILDEPTTGLHFADVKQLLNQLHLLRDRGNTVVVIEHNLDVVKTADWIVDLGPEGGNGGGEIIAEGTPEDVAKCKQSYTGIYLKPILAKK; translated from the coding sequence ATGTCAATTAAAAATATTGAAATCCGTGGTGCTCGTACTCATAATCTCAAAAATATTAATGTAACTATTCCTCGTGATAAATTAGTGGTTATTACGGGTATTTCAGGTTCAGGTAAATCCTCTTTAGCATTTGATACCCTATATGCTGAAGGGCAAAGGCGCTATGTCGAATCATTATCTGCTTATGCACGTCAATTTTTATCATTGATGGAAAAACCTGATGTTGATCACATTGAAGGATTATCTCCCGCTATTTCGATTGAACAAAAATCAACTTCTCATAATCCACGTTCAACGGTTGGCACAATTACCGAAATCTATGATTATCTGCGTTTGCTCTATGCGCGTATCGGTGAACCTCGCTGCCCAACACACCATTTACCATTAGCGGCGCAAACAGTATCACAAATGGTTGACTCGATTATGTCATTGCCAGCTGATCATCGTTATATGCTGCTTGCTCCTGTTGTGACTGAGCGTAAAGGTGAGTTTGTTAAATTATTCGAACAGTTATCAGCTAGCGGTTATATTCGCGTTCGCGTTGATGGTGATATTTATGACTTATCAGATCCGCCAGTATTAGAACTACAAAAAAAACATACTATCGAAGTGGTTGTCGATCGCTTTCGTATTCGAGATGATTTAAAAATTCGACTTGCTGAGTCAATTGAAACTGCGCTCTCAATTACTCATGGCATCATTAAAGTGGCTAATTTAGATGAGCCAAATAGTGATGAGATCCTTTTTTCAGCCAATTTTGCTTGCCCTATTTGTGGCTATAGTCTGTCAGAACTTGAACCAAGACTCTTTTCGTTTAATAATCCAGCTGGCGCTTGCCCTGATTGTGATGGTTTAGGAGTACAACAATATTTTGATGAAAAACGCATTGTGCAAATGCCTGATGTTTCACTTGCAGCTGGAGCAATTAAAGGCTGGGATCGTCGCAATTTTTATTACTTTCAAATGCTAAAATCATTAGCAGAACATTATAAATTTGATATTGATTCACCTTTTGAAAAGCTGCCTAGCAAAATCAAAAATATTATATTAAATGGCTCTGGCGATGAAGATATTCAATTTGTTTATACCAATGATCGCGGTGATTCTGTTAAACGAACCCATCCATTTGAGGGAATTTTAAATAATCTTAGCCGCCGCTATAAAGAGACTGATTCACAAACCATTCGTGAAGAGCTTGCTAAATATATTAGTAACCGTGCATGCCCAAGCTGCCATGGCTCAAGATTACGCGTCGAGGCGCGCAATGTGTTTATTGATGACACGAATTTACCTGCGATTAGTGAGTTAAGTATTCATAATGCGAAAGCGTTTTTTGGTACACTTAGTTTAACGGGACAACGCGCCAAAATTGCAGAAAAAATATTAAAAGAGATCAATGAACGTTTACAGTTTTTAATTAATGTTGGGCTTAATTACTTAAACTTATCTCGCTCTGCGGAGACATTATCTGGCGGTGAGGCTCAGCGAATAAGGCTAGCAAGCCAAATCGGTGCAGGCCTTGTTGGCGTTATGTATGTACTTGACGAACCGTCAATTGGATTACACCAACGTGATAACTCAAAATTAATTGATACATTAACGCATTTACGTGACTTAGGTAATAGCGTTATTGTTGTTGAGCATGATGAAGATGCGATCTTAGCGGCTGATTATTTAATCGATATCGGCCCCGGCGCAGGTGTGCATGGTGGCGAAATTATTGCTGAGGGAACGCCTGCACAGGTAATGAAAAATAAAAACTCATTAACTGGTAAGTACTTATCAGGTAAAGAGAAAATTGAAATTCCAGCTAAACGAACTAAAATCGATAAAAAGAAACTATTATCATTAATTGGCGCGACGGGTAATAATTTAAAAAATGTCACTTTAAATATCCCTGTTGGCCTATTTACTTGCATAACCGGTGTTTCTGGCTCAGGAAAATCAACCCTTATCAATGATACACTTTATCCATTAGCGCAAAACGAACTTAATCGAGCAGAGAAAAGCGATATCGCGCCGTATAAAGAAATTAAAGGATTAGATCATTTTGATAAAGTCATTGCCATTGACCAAAGCCCTATTGGCCGGACTCCGCGTTCTAATCCAGCAACTTACACTGGCTTTTTCACCTCAATTCGTGAGTTATATGCTGGCGTTCCTGAAGCAAGGGCGCGTGGTTATAATCCAGGCCGTTTTAGTTTTAACGTTAAAGGTGGTCGCTGTGAAGCTTGCCAAGGTGATGGACTGATCAAAGTCGAAATGCACTTTTTACCTGATGTTTATGTGCCTTGCGACCAGTGTCATGGTAAGCGTTATAATCGCGAGACGTTAGAAATTAAATATAAAGGTAAAGCCATTAATGAAGTGCTAGCGATGACGGTTGAAGAAGGGCGCGAGTTTTTTGAAGCTGTTCCCATGATTGCTCGAAAATTACAAACCCTCGTCGATGTTGGGCTATCTTATATTACTATTGGTCAATCAGCAACGACGTTATCTGGTGGTGAAGCTCAGCGAGTTAAGCTGGCTAAAGAACTATCGAAACGTGATACGGGTAAAACATTATATATTCTAGATGAACCAACGACAGGTCTACATTTTGCTGATGTTAAGCAATTATTAAATCAATTGCATCTGCTTCGAGATCGCGGTAATACCGTTGTGGTCATTGAACATAACTTAGATGTTGTTAAAACAGCTGACTGGATTGTCGATCTTGGCCCTGAGGGCGGTAATGGTGGTGGCGAAATTATTGCTGAAGGTACACCTGAAGATGTGGCAAAATGTAAACAGTCCTATACAGGAATTTATTTAAAACCTATACTAGCAAAAAAATAG
- the plsY gene encoding glycerol-3-phosphate 1-O-acyltransferase PlsY yields MLLISIMMIVAYISGSLSGARIVSELMHLRNPSDYGSHNPGATNMLRVNGKFPALCVLIFDMLKGLLPVYLSYRLDISPFFLGIIAISACLGHIFPCFFHFHGGKGVATALGSMVMIGFDFSGLFIATWFVTILITGYASVAAIVSFLFAPLFVWFIRPELTMPAAMLACLIIIRHASNIQRLIKGEESKILVRKRH; encoded by the coding sequence TTGCTGCTGATTTCTATTATGATGATAGTCGCTTATATTAGTGGCTCATTATCTGGTGCGCGTATTGTGAGCGAACTGATGCATTTACGTAACCCTAGCGATTATGGTTCACATAATCCTGGCGCGACGAATATGCTTAGAGTCAATGGTAAATTTCCAGCACTGTGTGTTTTAATTTTTGATATGTTAAAAGGACTGTTACCGGTCTACCTATCTTACCGGTTAGATATATCGCCCTTTTTTTTAGGGATCATCGCTATCTCTGCATGTTTAGGTCATATCTTTCCATGTTTCTTCCATTTCCACGGTGGAAAAGGCGTTGCAACAGCATTAGGTTCAATGGTCATGATAGGTTTTGATTTTTCAGGATTATTTATTGCGACGTGGTTTGTTACGATTTTAATTACGGGTTATGCGTCAGTGGCTGCGATCGTAAGCTTTTTATTTGCCCCCTTATTTGTATGGTTTATTCGTCCAGAGCTTACCATGCCTGCTGCGATGTTAGCCTGCCTTATCATTATTCGTCATGCGAGTAATATTCAGCGCCTAATCAAAGGCGAAGAATCTAAAATTTTAGTTAGAAAACGCCACTAA
- a CDS encoding TRIC cation channel family protein: MNYIFWCDILGTIVFAISGVLLASKKEMDPIGALVLGVITAIGGGTIRDIILNHGPIFWVTDSTDLWVAIITSLLSMLLIRYSSATKYPKWLMPVLDAIGLAVFVGIGVNKAIASEVNGLVMICMGVLTGVGGGILRDVLARDIPMVFRTDIYATACLIGGAMHVMSYLCLSLPIDIATLLGIITTLTIRLLAIYWHLKLPVVVAKKHNTNHN, from the coding sequence ATGAACTATATATTTTGGTGTGATATTTTAGGTACGATAGTTTTTGCTATCTCAGGCGTATTATTGGCGTCAAAAAAAGAGATGGATCCTATTGGCGCGTTAGTTTTAGGCGTTATAACGGCCATAGGTGGCGGAACAATTCGCGATATTATATTAAATCATGGTCCTATTTTTTGGGTCACTGATTCAACCGATTTGTGGGTCGCTATCATTACCTCTTTATTATCGATGTTACTCATTCGCTATTCATCTGCTACAAAGTACCCGAAATGGTTAATGCCAGTACTTGATGCAATTGGCCTTGCTGTATTTGTTGGAATTGGGGTGAATAAAGCCATTGCTTCAGAGGTGAATGGTTTAGTTATGATTTGTATGGGAGTATTAACTGGCGTGGGTGGCGGCATTTTACGTGACGTTCTTGCTAGGGATATTCCGATGGTCTTTCGAACAGACATCTACGCAACCGCTTGCTTAATTGGCGGTGCTATGCATGTTATGTCGTACCTTTGTTTAAGTTTACCAATTGATATTGCAACATTACTTGGCATTATAACCACACTAACAATTCGTTTATTAGCAATTTATTGGCATTTAAAATTGCCCGTTGTAGTCGCAAAAAAACATAATACCAACCATAATTAG
- the mtnN gene encoding 5'-methylthioadenosine/S-adenosylhomocysteine nucleosidase, whose protein sequence is MKIAIIAAMEEEVSILRSKITDCQIETIFGFDFYIGQIDGCDVVLLKSGIGKVAAATGTSLLLSRFDIDAVINTGSAGGLDSRLKIGDVVISNRAIYHDVNVTAFGYELGQMAGCPVAFTNDSPLKDIAINATNSQGVKAVDGVIVSGDSFINSDNELTRIKCQFPDAIAVEMEATAIAHVCWLCAMPFIVVRAISDNGDKASAISFEEFLPLAAKQSSLIVQSMLKELK, encoded by the coding sequence ATGAAAATTGCGATTATTGCCGCTATGGAAGAAGAAGTATCAATTCTTCGAAGTAAAATAACTGATTGCCAGATCGAGACTATTTTCGGATTCGATTTTTACATTGGCCAAATTGATGGCTGCGATGTGGTGTTACTTAAATCGGGCATAGGTAAAGTTGCTGCGGCAACGGGTACCTCATTATTATTAAGTCGCTTTGATATTGATGCGGTCATTAATACGGGTTCAGCTGGTGGATTAGATAGTCGCCTGAAAATTGGTGACGTTGTTATCTCAAATCGCGCTATTTATCATGATGTGAATGTGACCGCTTTTGGCTATGAACTAGGTCAAATGGCGGGTTGCCCCGTTGCGTTTACTAACGATAGCCCACTAAAAGATATCGCCATTAATGCAACTAACTCACAAGGCGTTAAAGCCGTTGACGGTGTTATTGTCAGTGGTGATTCATTTATCAATAGCGATAATGAATTAACTAGAATTAAATGCCAGTTCCCAGATGCCATTGCAGTCGAAATGGAAGCAACCGCGATTGCCCATGTTTGCTGGCTTTGTGCTATGCCATTTATTGTCGTTAGAGCAATATCAGATAATGGTGATAAAGCCTCTGCAATAAGTTTTGAAGAGTTTTTACCTTTAGCTGCAAAGCAATCATCGCTTATCGTTCAGTCGATGCTTAAAGAACTTAAATAA
- a CDS encoding lysozyme inhibitor LprI family protein, with the protein MKIRVFTLVLLFTVIPTASYCEEKCSSIVKDDILQCINENYIKSDEQLNQVYQNIKTNMSHNNYIKLRNIQRVWLKTILPSCDLYKQQAYGEESEIYEAMCRKQQLDERLRELKLTQNYKKIR; encoded by the coding sequence ATGAAAATTAGAGTTTTTACTTTAGTATTACTATTTACTGTAATACCGACTGCGTCTTATTGCGAGGAAAAATGTTCTAGTATTGTTAAGGATGATATTCTTCAATGCATTAACGAAAATTATATAAAATCGGATGAACAACTAAATCAAGTATATCAGAATATTAAAACTAATATGTCTCATAATAATTATATAAAATTAAGAAATATCCAGAGAGTCTGGCTAAAAACTATTTTACCATCGTGTGATTTATATAAGCAGCAAGCTTATGGAGAAGAAAGTGAAATATATGAAGCAATGTGTAGAAAACAACAATTAGATGAGAGATTAAGAGAATTAAAGCTTACACAAAATTACAAAAAAATTCGATAA